From Nonlabens sp. Ci31, the proteins below share one genomic window:
- a CDS encoding nucleoside-diphosphate kinase: MATNRTFTMIKPDGVEDGHTGAILDKITASGFRIVALKKTQMTVADAQEFYAVHSERPFYGELVEFMTRGPVVAAVLEKENAVADFRTLIGATNPADAADGTIRKMFAKSMGENAVHGSDSDENAAIESGFHFSGREMF; the protein is encoded by the coding sequence ATGGCAACGAATAGAACATTTACAATGATTAAGCCTGACGGAGTTGAAGACGGTCACACAGGTGCTATACTTGACAAGATTACAGCGAGCGGTTTTAGAATCGTCGCTCTTAAGAAAACTCAAATGACTGTTGCTGATGCACAGGAATTTTATGCGGTACACAGCGAGCGTCCATTTTATGGCGAATTAGTTGAATTTATGACTCGTGGTCCCGTAGTTGCCGCTGTTCTTGAAAAAGAAAATGCAGTTGCAGATTTCCGTACATTAATTGGAGCTACAAATCCTGCTGACGCTGCTGATGGCACTATCAGAAAGATGTTTGCTAAGAGTATGGGAGAAAACGCTGTTCACGGAAGTGATAGCGATGAAAACGCAGCAATCGAGAGTGGATTCCATTTCTCAGGACGTGAAATGTTTTAA
- a CDS encoding peptidylprolyl isomerase, whose protein sequence is MKKIHGLLAIIALVFMASSCEDKYPDAEDGIYAEIQTNKGTMFAQLYYEAAPISSANFVALVEGKHPLVNDSLKGKPFYDGLIFHRVMKDFMIQGGDISGTGSGDVGYKFDQEVSDTLKHDSKGILSMANSGPNTNGSQFFIMHKENPSLDMRYNVFGKVVKGLEVVDSIALTPVNGQRPVDSMIMQKVSIIRKGKAAKKWDAVKTFEDAISAAEIEKEKDAKLAAERAAAAPAARTAKAEELAALKEKATKLPNSNVMVYVKSKGNGEKPAEGASVMMDYSGFFLDGTLFDSSILEVAQKFDNINARKEQMGAYAPMPVQYSSSVGMVQGFKDAMLSMNYGDEIVAFIPSDLAYGERGAGGVIAPNTDLVFEMKIIQ, encoded by the coding sequence ATGAAAAAAATCCACGGACTCCTTGCAATTATTGCCCTTGTATTTATGGCATCATCTTGTGAAGACAAATATCCAGACGCAGAAGATGGTATCTATGCAGAAATTCAAACTAATAAAGGGACCATGTTTGCTCAATTGTATTATGAAGCGGCACCTATTTCTAGTGCTAACTTTGTTGCATTAGTAGAAGGAAAACACCCATTAGTAAACGATTCGTTAAAAGGGAAACCTTTCTATGACGGATTAATCTTTCATAGAGTTATGAAAGATTTCATGATCCAAGGTGGCGACATTAGTGGCACTGGTAGCGGTGATGTAGGTTATAAATTTGATCAAGAGGTAAGTGATACTTTAAAGCACGATTCAAAAGGTATTCTTTCTATGGCAAATTCTGGCCCTAATACTAACGGAAGTCAGTTCTTCATCATGCATAAAGAAAATCCTAGCCTCGATATGCGTTATAATGTATTTGGTAAAGTGGTAAAAGGACTAGAAGTGGTTGATTCTATAGCGTTAACTCCGGTAAACGGACAGCGTCCTGTAGATTCAATGATCATGCAAAAAGTTTCCATTATTCGTAAAGGAAAAGCTGCTAAGAAATGGGATGCGGTTAAAACTTTTGAAGATGCTATTAGTGCTGCCGAGATTGAAAAAGAGAAAGATGCCAAGTTAGCCGCTGAAAGAGCTGCTGCTGCTCCAGCTGCAAGAACAGCAAAAGCTGAAGAACTTGCTGCGTTAAAAGAAAAGGCAACAAAATTACCTAATAGTAATGTTATGGTATACGTGAAAAGTAAAGGAAATGGTGAAAAACCAGCTGAAGGTGCATCTGTCATGATGGATTATAGTGGCTTCTTTTTGGACGGTACTTTATTTGATTCTTCGATTCTTGAAGTTGCTCAAAAATTTGATAATATCAATGCTAGAAAAGAACAAATGGGTGCCTATGCTCCTATGCCAGTGCAATACAGTTCTTCTGTAGGGATGGTTCAAGGGTTTAAAGACGCGATGTTAAGCATGAATTACGGTGATGAAATCGTAGCATTTATACCATCTGATCTCGCTTATGGTGAGCGTGGTGCAGGTGGTGTGATCGCTCCCAACACAGATCTTGTTTTTGAAATGAAGATCATTCAATAA
- a CDS encoding Maf family nucleotide pyrophosphatase — MLADKFATTKIILASQSPRRQELLKGLDLDFTIEIRPVNEVYSTDLKSHQITDYLSVLKASAFKTDLKDKELLITSDTIVWFKEKALEKPKNATHAKEMLTLMSGHSHEVYTSVCFTTIQSQEVIYDVTKVYFATLTEEEIDYYVANYKPFDKAGAYGVQDWLGYAAVTRLEGCYYNVMGLPLPKVYEFLKGF, encoded by the coding sequence ATGCTAGCAGACAAATTTGCAACTACAAAAATCATTCTCGCTTCACAATCACCTAGAAGACAAGAGCTTTTAAAAGGATTGGATCTAGATTTCACCATAGAAATCAGGCCTGTAAATGAAGTGTATAGCACTGATTTGAAAAGTCACCAAATCACCGATTATCTTTCTGTTTTAAAAGCAAGTGCATTTAAAACAGACCTTAAAGATAAGGAGTTATTAATAACCAGTGATACTATTGTATGGTTCAAAGAGAAGGCATTAGAAAAACCTAAAAATGCAACGCATGCCAAAGAAATGCTCACTTTGATGAGTGGTCATTCTCATGAAGTATACACGTCAGTTTGCTTTACAACTATACAAAGCCAAGAAGTTATTTATGACGTGACTAAAGTTTATTTTGCAACACTGACAGAGGAAGAAATAGATTACTATGTCGCTAATTACAAACCATTTGATAAAGCGGGCGCCTATGGTGTTCAAGACTGGTTAGGTTATGCAGCAGTAACCCGATTAGAAGGTTGTTATTATAACGTTATGGGATTGCCGTTGCCAAAGGTGTATGAGTTTTTAAAAGGGTTTTAG
- a CDS encoding KdsC family phosphatase — MAKSYKELLHDITTFILDVDGVLTDGRLIISESGELLRTMNARDGYAMKTALNNGYNVCIITGGTNESVKSRLVGLGIKDVYLNASDKMIQIHDYVTKHNLKPENIVFMGDDMPDVPAIEFAGLGCCPQDAIPEAKAVSQYISHKNGGDACVRDIIEQVMKVHGKWSVQDGKSVRST, encoded by the coding sequence ATGGCAAAAAGCTATAAAGAATTACTCCACGACATTACCACTTTTATTTTAGACGTAGACGGCGTGCTTACAGACGGCAGGCTTATTATCTCTGAAAGTGGCGAACTACTGCGCACTATGAATGCAAGAGATGGCTATGCGATGAAGACCGCACTTAACAACGGCTATAATGTCTGCATTATTACTGGAGGTACTAACGAAAGTGTAAAAAGCAGATTAGTAGGTTTAGGCATTAAAGACGTGTACCTTAACGCCAGCGATAAAATGATCCAAATCCACGATTACGTGACAAAGCATAACTTAAAACCAGAAAACATTGTATTCATGGGTGATGACATGCCTGATGTTCCAGCAATTGAATTTGCAGGGTTAGGTTGTTGCCCACAAGACGCTATACCAGAAGCAAAAGCGGTAAGTCAGTATATTTCTCATAAAAATGGTGGCGATGCTTGTGTACGCGATATCATTGAACAAGTGATGAAAGTACATGGGAAATGGAGTGTGCAAGACGGAAAGAGCGTGAGATCCACCTAA
- a CDS encoding DUF6787 family protein → MQKIKKNWEITHNWELIFIPLGIIGLLACGYFIAVLILPTTFEDITYEYAFMAITTLVLAFIFYVFTMWLFKKLRTRWDVTYRWELIAIFIVFAITGSLSARLSGPFIEFIGLTKESTSAWIFWPLRILIIFPIYQIVLVGMGWVFGQHAFFWEFEKKMLSRFGINLS, encoded by the coding sequence ATGCAAAAAATAAAAAAGAATTGGGAAATAACCCATAACTGGGAACTCATTTTTATACCATTAGGAATCATAGGACTTCTCGCTTGCGGCTATTTTATCGCAGTACTCATCTTACCTACTACTTTTGAAGACATCACTTATGAATATGCTTTTATGGCAATTACCACTTTAGTTCTTGCTTTTATTTTTTATGTCTTCACTATGTGGTTGTTTAAAAAATTGAGAACGAGGTGGGACGTGACTTATAGATGGGAATTGATAGCTATTTTTATCGTGTTTGCTATTACTGGTTCCTTATCGGCTCGATTATCTGGTCCTTTTATAGAATTTATAGGCTTGACTAAAGAATCTACTTCAGCTTGGATATTTTGGCCACTGCGCATATTGATTATCTTCCCTATTTACCAAATAGTCTTGGTAGGAATGGGATGGGTTTTTGGACAACATGCATTTTTCTGGGAATTTGAAAAGAAGATGTTGTCGAGGTTTGGTATTAATTTGTCATAA
- a CDS encoding DHH family phosphoesterase, producing the protein MNKDQIQNLQQELSTAKKIVIVPHKNPDGDAVGSVIALYGYLIQLGHQVSMISPNDFPSFLKWMENSDLFLNYEKEKEQSDRLIEKADLIFNLDHNAFHRAGDMESILNEVDATFVMIDHHQQPDDFATYTYSDTSMSSTCEMIYHFLEMMNDTDKINPAMAAAMYTGILTDTGSFKYRSTTSTTLRVAANLVDKGANSEAINRKIYDVNTPSRMKLLGVALSNMVILEKYRTAYITLTQKDLNDNNFKKGDTEGFVNYALSLDGIVFAQIFIEKESEAIIKTSLRSKGDFDVNQLARENWEGGGHKNAAGGKSDLSMTETIKKLISILPSYEKELHEVVI; encoded by the coding sequence ATGAATAAAGATCAAATTCAAAACTTACAACAAGAGCTTTCTACTGCTAAAAAAATAGTTATTGTTCCACATAAAAATCCAGACGGAGATGCTGTGGGATCTGTTATTGCTCTTTACGGCTACCTCATTCAGTTGGGACATCAAGTGAGCATGATCAGTCCAAATGATTTTCCTTCATTTTTGAAATGGATGGAAAACAGCGACTTATTTTTAAACTACGAGAAAGAAAAGGAACAATCAGATAGACTAATTGAAAAAGCTGATCTTATTTTTAACCTGGATCATAATGCATTTCATCGCGCTGGAGATATGGAGTCTATTCTTAATGAAGTAGATGCGACTTTTGTCATGATCGACCATCATCAGCAACCTGACGATTTTGCTACCTATACCTATAGTGATACTTCAATGAGTTCTACCTGTGAGATGATATATCATTTTCTTGAAATGATGAATGATACTGATAAGATTAATCCAGCTATGGCTGCTGCTATGTATACAGGCATTCTTACCGATACAGGCAGTTTTAAATACCGTTCTACCACATCCACTACCCTACGGGTTGCGGCTAATCTTGTTGATAAGGGAGCAAATAGTGAAGCGATCAACCGCAAGATTTATGACGTAAATACGCCGTCAAGAATGAAATTACTTGGTGTGGCTTTAAGTAATATGGTCATTTTAGAAAAATACCGAACTGCTTACATCACCTTAACTCAAAAGGACCTGAACGATAATAATTTTAAAAAAGGCGATACAGAAGGTTTTGTCAACTATGCACTTAGCTTGGACGGAATCGTTTTTGCACAAATTTTTATAGAAAAAGAAAGTGAGGCGATTATCAAAACATCTTTAAGATCTAAAGGTGATTTTGATGTCAATCAATTGGCTAGAGAAAACTGGGAAGGTGGCGGCCATAAAAATGCCGCTGGAGGTAAATCTGATTTATCAATGACAGAGACCATAAAAAAATTAATTAGTATCTTGCCTTCTTATGAAAAAGAGCTCCATGAAGTTGTTATTTAG
- a CDS encoding DUF1456 family protein, with protein MDNNDILRRLRFTLNLSDDSMMDMYAKGGETVSRAEISSWLKKEEDEDFDVVIDENLSTFLNGLIVNYRGKKDGQIPVAETELDNTIILRKLKIAFNFTSDELIYIWKKADVEISETELSAFFRKKSHPKFKYLNDQYLRKFLKGFQIQRKTQREKEAYRNSFKK; from the coding sequence ATGGATAACAACGATATTTTAAGAAGACTGCGATTTACACTCAATTTGAGTGATGACTCTATGATGGATATGTATGCTAAAGGTGGAGAGACTGTTTCTAGAGCAGAGATAAGCAGCTGGCTTAAAAAAGAGGAAGATGAAGACTTTGACGTTGTTATAGATGAAAATCTGTCTACTTTTCTAAACGGTCTTATTGTCAATTATCGCGGTAAAAAAGACGGTCAGATTCCTGTTGCAGAAACGGAACTCGACAACACTATTATCTTAAGAAAATTGAAAATCGCCTTTAACTTTACCTCAGACGAATTGATTTACATCTGGAAAAAAGCGGACGTTGAAATTAGTGAAACAGAGTTAAGCGCCTTTTTCCGAAAGAAATCACATCCTAAATTCAAATACCTAAACGATCAATATTTACGTAAATTCTTAAAAGGATTCCAGATACAGCGCAAGACACAGCGTGAAAAAGAGGCCTATAGAAATTCTTTTAAGAAGTAA
- a CDS encoding Rossmann-like and DUF2520 domain-containing protein yields MIKIIIIGTGNVGAHLCHTIESNSLAGKLLLVGYYNRAQKELSGINTTLIPDLHNLPESDLILLAVPDDSIEKVSQEIKPSRTILAHTSGSVAMNAMQNHENHGVFYMPQSFSKNRAPKFEDITICLESSSEAVHKVLEMVAVTLSRKREQINSSQRKKLHLAAVYMNNFVNHCYTKAGEIMEEASMDTHLLDALMRETLEKAIALSPKKSQTGPAIRNDSKTIEKHIRLLEKEDRDMYRSITKSIQKTHGKKL; encoded by the coding sequence ATGATTAAGATAATTATCATAGGAACTGGTAATGTGGGAGCCCATTTGTGCCATACCATTGAGAGCAACTCACTGGCTGGCAAGCTTCTTCTTGTGGGCTACTACAATAGGGCTCAAAAAGAACTATCGGGAATTAACACAACTTTAATACCTGACCTTCATAACCTACCAGAAAGTGACCTTATTCTACTTGCTGTTCCAGACGATTCCATAGAAAAAGTGTCTCAAGAAATAAAACCTTCACGAACTATATTAGCACATACCAGTGGTAGCGTTGCTATGAACGCAATGCAAAATCATGAGAATCACGGAGTCTTTTATATGCCTCAAAGCTTTAGTAAGAATAGAGCACCTAAATTTGAGGACATCACTATATGTCTGGAATCTAGCAGTGAAGCTGTACATAAAGTTTTAGAAATGGTGGCTGTTACGCTTTCGCGAAAGCGGGAACAAATCAATTCTTCTCAACGCAAGAAACTCCATCTCGCAGCAGTTTATATGAATAACTTTGTAAATCACTGTTATACCAAAGCAGGGGAAATTATGGAAGAAGCTTCCATGGATACACATTTATTAGATGCATTGATGCGAGAAACATTAGAAAAAGCAATAGCTCTTTCTCCTAAAAAATCACAGACAGGTCCTGCGATAAGAAACGACTCAAAAACAATAGAAAAGCACATACGACTGCTTGAAAAAGAAGATCGGGATATGTACCGGTCTATAACAAAATCTATACAAAAGACACATGGCAAAAAGCTATAA
- the gldI gene encoding gliding motility-associated peptidyl-prolyl isomerase GldI — MKLLFRTFLIGVLTLSLQSCSKKIEARKPITTTTSSTIQQSIEKNKKLNAAEEQAIENIIKDLDQKFERSANGFYYSFTKMDSTTGVQPKFGDRVTFEYDVIALNGDTIYSKQELSPITKSLDQEYGVFRGMRAALKLMKTDEEMIVFFPSYSAYGYYGDNNRIGANTPFKSRVRLLGINLEK, encoded by the coding sequence ATGAAGTTGTTATTTAGAACGTTTCTTATAGGTGTTTTAACCCTCTCTCTTCAAAGCTGTAGCAAGAAGATTGAGGCAAGAAAACCAATTACTACAACTACCAGCTCTACCATACAGCAGTCAATAGAAAAAAACAAGAAACTTAACGCCGCTGAGGAGCAAGCTATAGAAAACATCATAAAAGATCTCGATCAAAAATTTGAACGTAGTGCTAACGGTTTTTATTATTCTTTTACTAAAATGGATTCTACTACAGGGGTACAACCTAAATTTGGAGACCGAGTAACTTTTGAATACGATGTGATAGCCTTAAATGGGGATACCATATACAGTAAGCAAGAACTTTCCCCTATCACTAAAAGTCTTGATCAAGAATACGGTGTTTTTAGAGGTATGCGAGCAGCATTGAAATTGATGAAAACTGATGAGGAAATGATTGTATTTTTCCCTTCTTACTCCGCTTACGGGTATTACGGAGATAATAATCGTATTGGTGCAAATACTCCATTTAAAAGTAGGGTAAGACTCTTAGGTATTAACTTAGAAAAATAA
- the ccsA gene encoding cytochrome c biogenesis protein → MKDRLIALLFGTRTMTVLLLAFAASMAAGTFIENSYDTPTSKLWVYNEWWFSLIMLWLMFNFIYNIKRYQLLQWKKWATLTLHLSWVLIIIGAGITRYISFEGMMLIREGQTENTFLSEETYFSAIIQGEDQAGKPMQRSVKERLLISQYDYQISRDFNFYDKNITVTIDSMIFDAVEGLKEGDENSDYYLKIVEAGEGKRHDHLIKAGEEASIHNVLFGVNIDPEIAAQKGLINITENWNGYTIQTPYEGGFLRMADQMEGEVIPDSIQTLQLRSLYTMAGMQFVIPDPVTQGEVGIIKSPEPTKAQAHGILATVTSGDESQKIEMLGGKGIISDYVDVDINGLKTYIKYGSIARDLSFGIQLNDFIASKQPGTEKSYSAFESQVTVIDSAGKSQERIYMNNVLDKKGYRFFQAGFDPDELGTHLSVNHDFWGKTVTYIGYCLLYLGLMALIFDPNTRFGELRRLIERVKKRKAKHLAMIAILFTASIAGAQVQEEDHTGHNHAPGGHSTSIENREGVSTNQDASTVNIGVAAEDIAPPKMPPIPVRLADSIIVANMAPLAQAERFGKVVVQDDGRMKPLSTLASEILRRLSERDYYEAKVGDSIVRLTPEQTMISMIQFRDLWFDVPLIKLNYKNDSLKTILGLDKSTKYARGMDFWRRQDSTIGSYKISPYLDEANAADVKSSIQQGFIDINYSVGILDQVLSGSILKIFPKKGAENNTWYASPDMGKAAYEEERDINFVRDFFPAYTSLLRQGNASGNYLNANAALNSLFEFQRYHGAEIIPSKERIDAEILYNKYNVFKNLYKWYVWFGILMLILLIVEIIRPMKQIRWTIKFHHWVIAALFLVHTAALITRWYLSGHAPWSDAYESLIYVAWATMAFGLMFGRKSEMTVASTAFVVAIILWVAQLNWLDPSIGNLQPVLDSYWLMIHVAVIVGSYGPFALGMILGLVTLILMIFSTKKNRKIMDLNIKELTYINEVALTVGLIMLTIGNFLGGMWANESWGRYWGWDPKETWALITIFIYAFVLHLRLVPGLKGRWTFNLWSVIAFASVLMTYFGVNFYLSGLHSYASGDQIISYQFAIITLSVIFIIAAFARYKEFKVHRKNN, encoded by the coding sequence ATGAAAGACAGATTGATTGCTTTGCTATTTGGTACGCGTACAATGACAGTTTTATTACTTGCTTTTGCAGCAAGTATGGCGGCTGGGACCTTTATTGAGAACTCCTATGATACGCCTACTTCTAAACTTTGGGTGTATAATGAATGGTGGTTTTCATTGATCATGTTATGGTTGATGTTTAATTTTATTTACAATATCAAGAGGTACCAACTCTTACAATGGAAGAAATGGGCCACTCTTACATTGCACCTTTCTTGGGTACTCATTATCATAGGTGCAGGTATTACTAGATACATTTCTTTTGAAGGGATGATGTTGATACGAGAAGGGCAGACAGAGAACACTTTTTTAAGTGAAGAAACCTATTTCAGCGCTATTATTCAAGGAGAAGATCAAGCTGGGAAACCTATGCAGCGATCAGTTAAGGAAAGATTGTTAATTTCTCAATACGATTATCAAATATCTAGAGATTTTAATTTCTACGATAAGAATATAACAGTGACCATAGATAGCATGATCTTTGATGCTGTAGAAGGCTTGAAAGAAGGAGACGAGAATAGCGATTACTATTTAAAAATAGTGGAAGCAGGGGAAGGAAAGCGTCACGATCATTTGATTAAAGCTGGTGAAGAGGCGAGTATTCACAATGTGCTCTTCGGTGTGAATATAGATCCAGAAATAGCTGCTCAAAAAGGATTGATTAATATTACTGAAAACTGGAACGGCTACACTATACAAACTCCTTATGAAGGGGGTTTTCTACGTATGGCAGACCAGATGGAGGGGGAAGTAATCCCAGATTCTATCCAAACATTACAGTTGAGATCTCTTTATACGATGGCAGGAATGCAATTTGTAATTCCAGATCCTGTTACTCAAGGTGAAGTTGGAATTATAAAAAGTCCAGAACCTACTAAGGCACAAGCACATGGTATTTTGGCTACAGTAACTAGCGGTGACGAGTCACAGAAAATAGAAATGCTAGGAGGAAAAGGTATCATCTCTGATTATGTCGATGTGGATATCAATGGTTTAAAAACTTATATCAAATATGGGTCTATTGCAAGGGATCTGTCATTTGGGATACAATTGAATGATTTTATAGCTAGTAAACAACCAGGAACTGAGAAATCTTACTCGGCTTTTGAAAGTCAAGTAACGGTAATTGATTCGGCTGGGAAGTCACAAGAACGTATTTATATGAATAATGTACTCGATAAAAAAGGTTACCGATTTTTCCAAGCAGGATTTGATCCAGATGAGCTAGGAACACACCTTTCTGTCAACCATGATTTTTGGGGTAAAACGGTAACTTATATTGGGTACTGTTTACTTTATCTTGGTTTGATGGCATTGATTTTTGATCCGAATACAAGATTTGGGGAATTGAGAAGATTGATTGAGCGAGTTAAAAAACGTAAAGCAAAGCATCTAGCGATGATAGCCATCTTGTTTACTGCAAGTATTGCTGGAGCTCAGGTACAAGAAGAAGACCATACAGGGCACAATCATGCGCCTGGAGGACATTCTACTTCCATTGAGAATAGGGAAGGAGTGAGTACTAATCAAGACGCTTCTACTGTAAATATAGGTGTCGCTGCAGAAGATATAGCACCACCTAAGATGCCACCTATCCCCGTAAGGCTTGCCGATAGTATCATTGTAGCTAATATGGCACCACTGGCTCAGGCAGAGCGTTTTGGTAAAGTAGTCGTACAAGACGATGGACGTATGAAGCCCCTGTCTACTTTAGCTAGTGAAATCCTGCGCAGACTTTCTGAACGAGACTATTATGAGGCAAAAGTAGGAGATAGTATTGTCCGACTAACGCCAGAACAGACCATGATCAGCATGATTCAATTCAGAGATTTATGGTTTGATGTACCACTGATAAAACTGAATTATAAAAACGATTCTTTAAAAACAATCTTAGGACTCGATAAAAGTACCAAGTATGCTCGTGGAATGGACTTCTGGAGAAGACAAGATAGTACGATAGGAAGTTATAAAATCAGTCCATACCTGGATGAAGCAAATGCTGCTGATGTAAAGTCCAGTATCCAACAAGGCTTTATAGACATCAACTACAGTGTAGGGATTTTAGATCAAGTACTTTCAGGTTCTATTTTAAAGATTTTTCCTAAAAAAGGGGCAGAAAACAATACTTGGTATGCTTCACCAGATATGGGAAAAGCAGCCTATGAGGAAGAACGAGACATCAATTTTGTAAGAGACTTTTTCCCAGCTTACACCTCTTTATTACGTCAAGGAAATGCCAGTGGTAATTATCTCAATGCAAATGCAGCACTGAACAGTCTTTTTGAATTCCAACGTTACCACGGTGCAGAAATCATTCCTAGCAAAGAACGCATCGACGCAGAGATCTTATACAACAAATACAATGTCTTTAAGAATTTGTATAAATGGTATGTATGGTTTGGTATTCTTATGTTGATTCTCTTAATCGTAGAAATCATCAGACCTATGAAACAGATACGATGGACCATAAAGTTCCATCATTGGGTGATTGCAGCCTTATTCTTAGTGCATACAGCAGCTTTAATCACTAGATGGTATCTGAGTGGTCATGCGCCTTGGTCAGATGCTTATGAATCTTTAATTTATGTCGCTTGGGCAACAATGGCTTTTGGATTAATGTTCGGTAGGAAAAGTGAGATGACTGTCGCCAGTACTGCTTTTGTAGTGGCTATCATTTTATGGGTAGCTCAATTGAACTGGCTGGATCCCTCCATAGGTAATTTGCAACCGGTGTTGGATTCGTACTGGTTGATGATTCACGTGGCGGTTATTGTAGGTAGTTATGGACCTTTTGCTTTAGGAATGATTCTCGGATTAGTCACTCTAATTTTAATGATTTTTTCTACAAAGAAAAACAGAAAAATCATGGACCTCAATATCAAAGAGTTGACCTATATCAATGAAGTAGCACTTACTGTAGGATTGATCATGTTAACCATAGGAAACTTCCTAGGTGGTATGTGGGCAAACGAATCTTGGGGTCGTTATTGGGGTTGGGATCCTAAGGAAACTTGGGCTTTGATTACCATTTTCATCTACGCATTTGTATTGCACTTGCGATTGGTTCCTGGATTAAAAGGAAGATGGACCTTTAATTTATGGTCTGTTATCGCTTTTGCTAGTGTATTGATGACGTATTTTGGAGTGAATTTCTACTTATCAGGATTGCACAGTTATGCTAGTGGAGATCAGATTATTTCCTATCAGTTTGCGATAATAACCTTATCTGTAATATTTATTATTGCTGCCTTTGCGAGGTATAAAGAATTTAAGGTGCATAGGAAAAATAACTAG
- a CDS encoding geranylgeranylglycerol-phosphate geranylgeranyltransferase, translating to MSTFFKIIRWPNVLLTILTQLVIVYGLLIPYGVDPALNWWQLLLLISATGLLTASGNIINDIYDVAIDQVNKPEKLLVTKSISESSAYNLYFVLTVLAVICGFVLSNSLNKPILSSIFIGVAFVLYLYASSLKAMLLIGNLVISLLVALVILITGIFELFPSITAETQIGYKFLMERLLEFGLMAFLINLVREWVKDCEDVNGDKAGDRNTLAIALGRSRAAKFIAFFIIGILILLGWYVYEYIYLNDIATYYFVFLIMGPLLFVMIKLWSAKSQKEFHILSTVLKVVLLFGILSIGIFRINYYLN from the coding sequence ATGTCTACATTTTTTAAAATCATACGCTGGCCTAACGTTTTGTTGACCATTCTTACTCAATTAGTTATTGTTTATGGTCTGTTAATTCCCTATGGAGTTGATCCAGCTTTAAACTGGTGGCAATTACTTTTGTTGATCAGTGCAACAGGCCTGCTTACGGCAAGCGGTAATATCATCAATGACATTTATGATGTGGCAATTGATCAAGTGAATAAACCTGAAAAGCTACTCGTGACAAAAAGCATCTCAGAATCAAGTGCTTATAATTTATATTTTGTTTTAACCGTGCTTGCCGTAATTTGTGGTTTTGTACTTTCAAACAGTTTGAACAAGCCCATTTTATCCAGTATTTTTATTGGAGTGGCCTTTGTACTTTACCTTTATGCGAGTTCGCTCAAAGCAATGTTGCTCATAGGCAACCTTGTTATTTCTTTATTGGTTGCTCTAGTGATCTTGATAACAGGAATATTTGAATTGTTCCCATCCATCACAGCAGAAACACAAATAGGATACAAGTTTCTTATGGAACGCTTATTGGAATTTGGCTTGATGGCGTTTTTAATCAATTTAGTTCGAGAATGGGTGAAAGACTGTGAAGATGTAAATGGAGATAAAGCAGGTGACAGGAATACCCTAGCTATCGCTCTAGGAAGAAGTAGAGCCGCAAAGTTTATTGCTTTTTTTATTATAGGTATTCTAATCTTATTAGGTTGGTATGTTTATGAATATATTTATCTAAATGATATCGCTACCTATTACTTTGTTTTCCTTATTATGGGACCACTGCTATTTGTGATGATCAAGCTTTGGTCGGCAAAAAGTCAAAAGGAATTCCATATACTTTCTACGGTTCTCAAAGTCGTTCTCCTTTTTGGTATCCTTTCCATAGGAATCTTTAGAATCAATTATTACCTTAATTAA